A stretch of DNA from Nonlabens ponticola:
CGTCTTGTGTTTATGTTTGTTGACCAGCTGCGATGACCAACTAGTAGATAGCGACACGGTAACCATAGCTCAAGGTTCATGGGATTATGACGCGCCAGTTGAGTTTGAAATCACGCCACCAGACAGCATCAATGATTATGATGTATTCTTTTATGTGCGCAATGATCAACAGTATGCTTTTAAAAATCTATGGTTGATCAGTCAATTAAAATTTCCAGAAGGAAAAATCGTTACAGATACATTGCAGTACGAGATGGCAGACTCTCAAGGTAGGTTTTTAGGAACCGGTAAAGATCTGATTGAAAATAAGTTATGGTATAAGAGAGGTGTTAGCTTTCGCGAAAGCGGAACCCACAATCTCACCATTAAACAAGCTATGAGACGCAATGGTGACGCACAACCACTTGAACAACTGGATGGCGTACTAGACGTAGGTTATATTATTGAAAAACACATGCCCGATGGCAACAACTAAAGAACAAAAACAGCGCAAGGAAGATCTCTCTAGAAACATCAAATTATTCTGGAAGATCGTAGCAACAGGTATAGGATTGGTCGTCTTACTATTTGTATTGACGGGTCTTGGACTTTTTGGATCACTGCCTGATCACACCAAATTAGAGAATCCAGAAACAGACCTCGCGACCGAAATCATATCGGCAGATGGAGAGACTTTGGGAAAAATATACAAAGACAACCGCACGCCAGTAGATTTTGAGGATCTACCGCAAAATCTCGTAGACGCCCTGGTGTCTACTGAGGATGAACGCTTTTACGAACACAGCGGTATTGACGGATATGGAACCGTGCGCGCCGTGGCCTTTTTAGGAAGTCGTGGTGGTGCCAGTACGATCACGCAACAACTTGCTAAAAATTACTTTACGGAACGTCCTAGCCAGAATATCGTGGCTCGTATCATCCAGAAACTACAGGAATGGATCATCTCCATACGTCTTGAAAAACAGTACACAAAAGAGGAAATCATAGCGCAGTACCTCAACCAGATTGACTTCTTGTATCAAGCAGATGGTGTGCGATCGGCTTCACGTATTTATTTTGGCAAAGAACCCAGCGAGTTGAATGTAGAGGAAAGTGCGGTGATCGTTGCCATGCTTAAAAACCCACGACAGTACAATCCACGTCGTGCCGTGAGTAAAGAGAAGTCGTTGCAGCGACGCAATCAGGTATTTGTGCAAATGGTGCGCAATGATAAGATGAGCGAGGCCATGAAAGACAGTCTCAAACAACAGCCTATCAAGCTAGACTATAATCCTGAAGGTCATAACGATGGTATGGCAACCTATTTTAGAGAATTTTTGCGTGCAGACCTGCGCAAATGGATCAAAGAAAATCCTAATCCAGAAACAGGTGAACCCTATGATTTGAGACGTGACGGACTGCGCATCAATGTGACTATCGACAGCCGCATGCAAAAGATTGCAGAAAAAGCCGTGACCGATCACATGGCAAACCTACAGGAAGAGTTTGACGATCAGAACAAAAAACTGAGCACGGCACCATTTAGAGATGTAACCGAAAAAGAAATTAATGAAAAGATCATAGCCAGCGCTATGCGCAGGTCAGACCGTTGGAGAATACTGAAAGCTCAAGGTAAAAGCGAGCAAGAAATCAAGGACAGCTTCCTTGAAAAGACAGACATGACCATCTTTGCTTGGAACGGCGATATTGATACTGTCATGACACCGGTGGATTCCATAAGATATTATAAAAAATTCTTGCAGGCTGGTATGATGTCACTAGAGCCACAAACAGGACATGTTAAGGCTTGGGTAGGTGGTATCAATCACCAGCACTTTAAGTACGACCACGTGAAGAAAGGTAAGCGTCAGGCTGGATCAACATTCAAACCGTTTTTATATGCAACGGCTATTGATTTGCTGCACTACTCACCTTGTAAAATCTATTCAGATGGTGAGTACACCATTCCAGCAGGTCGTTATGGGTTGAGCAAGGACTGGACACCTAGCAACTCCAGTGGTGGCTACGGTAACCTCAAGACCATGAAAGAAGCGCTAGCCAGCTCGACAAATACTATATCCGCACAGTTGATGGATGAGGTTGGCCCTCAAGCGGTAGTTGATAGAGCAAAATCCATGGGAATAGATACCGATAATTTTGATGTTACCGTTTCCCTAGCACTAGGAACTGCAGATGTTAGTTTATATGAAATGGTAGCGGCATACGGCGTTTTTGCAAACGGTGGTATTTACAACGAGCCAGTATTGGTTACCAGTATTGAAGATAAAAATGGTACCGTATTGTTTCAATATGTGCCAGAATCAAAAGATGTCATGAACCCAGAAGTAGCCTACACAACGGTAAAACTTATGGAAGGCGTGGTGCAGTCTGGTAGCGGCGCGCGTTTGAGAGATACCTGGCGTGGACAACAAGGATATGGCAAAGTGCTTACCGGCTATCCCTATAAACTAGAGAATGATATTGCTGGTAAAACGGGTACTACCCAAAATAATAGCGATGGCTGGTTCATCGGCATGGTGCCTAATCTTGTGAGCGGCGTCTGGGTTGGTGGTGAAGATCGATCGGTACACTTTTATAGTACGACCTATGGTCAAGGTGCTACCATGGCATTACCTATTTGGGGTAGCTTTATGAAAGGTGTATATGCTAATGAATCTTTAGGCATTTCAAAAGAGCCATTCCCTAAGCCATCTAACTTGTCCATCGAGGTCAATTGTGCGGAGTATGTTGACGGCATGAATAGCAATGACAGTGGCGCAGATGATGGTAGCGATCAACTAGACATGTAACAATATGTTGCAACGGTTAT
This window harbors:
- a CDS encoding gliding motility lipoprotein GldH, coding for MMRNYVYIWGVLCLCLLTSCDDQLVDSDTVTIAQGSWDYDAPVEFEITPPDSINDYDVFFYVRNDQQYAFKNLWLISQLKFPEGKIVTDTLQYEMADSQGRFLGTGKDLIENKLWYKRGVSFRESGTHNLTIKQAMRRNGDAQPLEQLDGVLDVGYIIEKHMPDGNN
- a CDS encoding penicillin-binding protein 1A, yielding MATTKEQKQRKEDLSRNIKLFWKIVATGIGLVVLLFVLTGLGLFGSLPDHTKLENPETDLATEIISADGETLGKIYKDNRTPVDFEDLPQNLVDALVSTEDERFYEHSGIDGYGTVRAVAFLGSRGGASTITQQLAKNYFTERPSQNIVARIIQKLQEWIISIRLEKQYTKEEIIAQYLNQIDFLYQADGVRSASRIYFGKEPSELNVEESAVIVAMLKNPRQYNPRRAVSKEKSLQRRNQVFVQMVRNDKMSEAMKDSLKQQPIKLDYNPEGHNDGMATYFREFLRADLRKWIKENPNPETGEPYDLRRDGLRINVTIDSRMQKIAEKAVTDHMANLQEEFDDQNKKLSTAPFRDVTEKEINEKIIASAMRRSDRWRILKAQGKSEQEIKDSFLEKTDMTIFAWNGDIDTVMTPVDSIRYYKKFLQAGMMSLEPQTGHVKAWVGGINHQHFKYDHVKKGKRQAGSTFKPFLYATAIDLLHYSPCKIYSDGEYTIPAGRYGLSKDWTPSNSSGGYGNLKTMKEALASSTNTISAQLMDEVGPQAVVDRAKSMGIDTDNFDVTVSLALGTADVSLYEMVAAYGVFANGGIYNEPVLVTSIEDKNGTVLFQYVPESKDVMNPEVAYTTVKLMEGVVQSGSGARLRDTWRGQQGYGKVLTGYPYKLENDIAGKTGTTQNNSDGWFIGMVPNLVSGVWVGGEDRSVHFYSTTYGQGATMALPIWGSFMKGVYANESLGISKEPFPKPSNLSIEVNCAEYVDGMNSNDSGADDGSDQLDM